One region of Aurantimonas sp. HBX-1 genomic DNA includes:
- a CDS encoding glutathione S-transferase has protein sequence MAYDLYYWPMIPGRGEYPRLVLEAAEAPYRDVARLPESEGGGMAAMTAFLEGERAAFIPFAPPFLVDGDIVIAQAAEISAYVGERHGLAPLTEAERQFARSVALTTADLVAEAHDVHHPVGVGLYYEDQKPEAARRAEGFRNERMPKFLGWYEQLLARNPEGDAYLVGDSLSHADLGLFQTIEGLTYAFPKRMRTLMPDHPRIAALRDRVAAHPPIAAYLKSERRMAFNEDGIFRHYRELDAA, from the coding sequence ATCCGCGCCTCGTGCTCGAGGCGGCCGAGGCGCCTTATCGCGACGTGGCGCGCCTGCCGGAATCGGAGGGCGGCGGCATGGCGGCAATGACGGCGTTCCTCGAGGGCGAGCGCGCCGCGTTCATCCCCTTCGCGCCGCCGTTCCTCGTCGACGGCGACATCGTCATTGCCCAGGCGGCGGAGATCTCGGCCTATGTCGGCGAGCGCCACGGCCTCGCCCCGCTGACCGAGGCCGAGCGTCAGTTCGCCCGCTCGGTGGCGCTGACCACCGCCGATCTCGTCGCCGAGGCGCACGACGTCCACCATCCGGTCGGGGTCGGGCTGTATTACGAGGACCAGAAGCCGGAAGCGGCGCGACGGGCGGAAGGCTTCCGGAACGAGCGGATGCCGAAATTCCTCGGCTGGTACGAGCAGTTGCTGGCGCGCAATCCGGAGGGCGACGCCTATCTCGTCGGCGACAGCCTCAGCCATGCCGATCTCGGCCTGTTCCAGACCATCGAGGGGCTGACCTACGCCTTTCCGAAGCGGATGCGGACGCTGATGCCGGATCATCCGCGAATCGCGGCGCTGCGCGACCGGGTCGCGGCGCATCCGCCGATCGCCGCCTATCTGAAGAGCGAGCGACGCATGGCGTTCAACGAGGACGGGATCTTCCGGCACTATCGCGAACTCGACGCCGCCTGA
- a CDS encoding lytic transglycosylase domain-containing protein: MMARLKNVRRLAAMATLALGVTAGPALAAQCGNSAAGFNEWKQQFAAEAQQAGISQRTIQSALMPTQYSSKVISLDRNQHSMNISLEAFMERRAPASFVKKGKRIIQQNARLLNAVEQRFGVPKEVLVAIWGMETGFGANSGNMNIFSSLATLSYDCRRSDFFTEELLAALAIVERGDMQPSQMRGAWAGEIGQTQFLAKNYLRFAVDGDGNGRRDLINSTPDVLYSTANFLRQHGWQPGAGYQEGQPNFARLRDWNRAGVYQKALALFATKLAN, from the coding sequence ATGATGGCCAGACTGAAGAACGTGAGAAGGCTCGCCGCGATGGCGACCCTGGCGCTGGGTGTGACCGCCGGCCCGGCCCTGGCCGCCCAGTGCGGCAACAGCGCCGCGGGCTTCAACGAATGGAAGCAGCAGTTCGCCGCGGAGGCCCAGCAGGCGGGGATCTCGCAGCGGACGATCCAGTCGGCGCTGATGCCCACCCAGTACTCGTCCAAGGTCATCAGCCTCGACCGCAACCAGCATTCGATGAACATCTCGCTGGAAGCGTTCATGGAGCGCCGCGCGCCGGCGTCCTTCGTCAAGAAGGGCAAGCGCATCATCCAGCAGAACGCCCGCCTGCTCAACGCCGTCGAGCAGCGCTTCGGGGTGCCGAAGGAAGTGCTGGTGGCGATCTGGGGCATGGAGACCGGCTTCGGCGCCAACTCCGGCAACATGAACATCTTCTCGTCGCTCGCGACGCTGTCCTATGACTGCCGCCGCTCGGACTTCTTCACCGAGGAACTGCTCGCGGCGCTCGCCATCGTCGAGCGCGGCGACATGCAGCCGAGCCAGATGCGCGGCGCCTGGGCCGGCGAGATCGGCCAGACCCAGTTCCTCGCCAAGAACTATCTGCGCTTCGCCGTCGACGGCGACGGCAACGGCCGCCGCGACCTGATCAACTCCACCCCCGACGTGCTCTATTCGACCGCCAACTTCCTTCGCCAGCACGGCTGGCAGCCGGGCGCCGGCTACCAGGAAGGCCAGCCGAACTTCGCCCGCCTGCGCGACTGGAACCGCGCCGGCGTCTACCAGAAGGCCCTGGCGCTGTTCGCGACCAAGCTCGCCAACTGA
- a CDS encoding winged helix-turn-helix domain-containing protein: MPPAPPARPTLPLAAARRIWLGAQCLDRPAPFGAGAAATPAVVAQLGYVQIDTIHVVERSHHHILWTRIPAYERADLHRAQSVDRTVFEYWTHALSYVPAKDFRFFLPAMRRHRAAPAKWFGAVTAADMRKVLTLIRDNGPLTIRDIDDDVLVEKDHAWASRKPSKRALQMAFYNGDLVISARAGMLKTYELTDRHFGWEARPRPATPRQVLDYRIDRALRSQGVVSLDSICHLQPSLKPVIRPLLEARAKRRQLVELRVEGAGDTPHWAAPETLETIPDPKAALVHILSPFDPLVIQRKRLEQFFGYAHRFEAYVPKEKRLLGYFALPVLAGDRIVAALDLKTDRAAGKVLIQQWNWIGDASPVSDKPAIEDALQRFEEFQLAK, translated from the coding sequence ATGCCGCCAGCGCCGCCCGCCCGGCCCACGCTCCCCCTGGCAGCGGCCCGCCGGATCTGGCTCGGTGCCCAGTGCCTCGACCGGCCGGCGCCGTTCGGGGCCGGCGCCGCGGCGACGCCTGCGGTGGTGGCACAGCTCGGCTATGTCCAGATCGACACGATCCACGTGGTCGAGCGCAGCCACCACCACATTCTCTGGACCCGAATCCCGGCCTATGAGCGCGCCGATCTCCATCGGGCGCAGAGCGTCGACAGGACCGTCTTCGAGTACTGGACCCACGCCCTGTCCTACGTGCCGGCGAAGGACTTCCGCTTCTTCCTGCCGGCGATGCGCCGGCATCGCGCGGCGCCGGCGAAGTGGTTCGGCGCGGTGACCGCGGCCGACATGCGCAAGGTTCTCACGCTGATCCGGGACAACGGCCCGCTGACCATCCGCGACATCGACGACGACGTGCTCGTCGAGAAGGACCATGCCTGGGCGAGCCGCAAGCCCTCCAAGCGGGCGCTGCAGATGGCGTTCTACAATGGCGACCTCGTCATCTCGGCCCGCGCCGGCATGCTGAAGACCTACGAACTGACGGACCGGCATTTCGGCTGGGAGGCGCGGCCGCGGCCGGCGACGCCGCGTCAGGTCCTCGACTACCGCATCGACCGGGCGCTGCGGTCGCAGGGCGTCGTCAGCCTCGACTCGATCTGCCACCTGCAGCCCTCGCTCAAGCCGGTGATCCGCCCGCTGCTGGAGGCGCGGGCAAAGCGCCGGCAGCTGGTGGAACTGCGGGTGGAGGGGGCGGGCGACACGCCGCATTGGGCCGCGCCCGAGACGCTGGAGACGATCCCGGACCCCAAGGCCGCGCTGGTTCACATATTGTCGCCCTTCGACCCGCTGGTCATCCAGCGCAAGCGCCTGGAGCAGTTCTTCGGCTATGCCCATCGCTTCGAGGCCTACGTCCCGAAGGAGAAGCGGCTGCTCGGCTACTTCGCCCTGCCGGTGCTGGCCGGCGACCGCATCGTCGCGGCGCTCGACCTGAAGACCGATCGGGCCGCCGGCAAGGTGCTGATCCAGCAATGGAACTGGATCGGTGACGCGTCGCCGGTGTCGGACAAGCCAGCGATCGAGGACGCGCTGCAGCGCTTCGAAGAGTTCCAGCTGGCGAAGTGA
- a CDS encoding heavy metal translocating P-type ATPase, whose translation MTTRFLHGAMLVVALVGLSLGGVFWWRGQGELAALVWAVATGPVVAVLAGSIAVKLWQRRVGVDAIALVSMSAALALGEPLAALVVAIMFAGGNVLEDLAMHRAEADLTALTDRTPRLAHRQSDDGYVDVAVAMVEVGDRLLVRAGEVLPVDGVLLDRQASLDESALTGEPIAVRRDSGEKLRSGSVNAGEAFHLRATARVEASTYAGIVRMVEAAQTAKAPFIRMADRFAILLLPLTLAVAGAAWALSGDPIRGLAVLVVATPCPLILAAPVALIGGVSRAARRGILMKGGAALEALSEVRTALFDKTGTLTEGGARLVEIRTAPGVDASEALAFAASLEQGSHHVLAEAVIDAARQRGAALSFPSDIRETLGAGLEGNVAGRLVRAGSRQMVWPDRPVPPWAAPGDHGDTLRIYVSIDGELAALLVMGDALRPDAVATIRGLRAAGIRRIGMVTGDDAPTAHAIDAVLGLDFVHADCTPSRKVEIVGAEHRLAPTMMVGDGINDAPALAAASVGIALGARGATASSQAADVVLLVDRIDRVAEAVVIARRSRGIAMQSVVVGLGLSGLGMVAAALGYLTPIAGALFQEAIDVAVILNALRALSGPSSADPAPVTVARPASSAIGH comes from the coding sequence ATGACCACCCGTTTCCTGCATGGCGCTATGCTGGTCGTGGCGCTCGTCGGCCTGTCACTCGGCGGCGTGTTCTGGTGGCGCGGGCAGGGCGAGCTTGCGGCGCTGGTCTGGGCGGTCGCGACCGGCCCCGTCGTCGCGGTGCTGGCCGGGTCGATCGCCGTCAAGCTGTGGCAGCGAAGGGTCGGCGTCGACGCCATCGCGCTCGTCTCGATGAGCGCGGCGCTGGCGCTCGGCGAGCCGCTCGCGGCGCTGGTCGTGGCGATCATGTTCGCCGGCGGCAACGTGCTCGAGGACCTCGCCATGCACCGCGCCGAGGCCGACCTGACGGCGCTCACCGACCGCACGCCGCGCCTTGCGCACCGCCAGTCGGACGACGGCTATGTCGATGTGGCGGTCGCCATGGTGGAGGTCGGCGACCGGCTGCTGGTACGCGCCGGCGAGGTGCTGCCGGTCGACGGCGTGCTGCTCGACCGGCAGGCGAGCCTCGACGAATCCGCCCTTACCGGCGAGCCGATCGCGGTGCGCCGCGACAGCGGCGAGAAGCTGCGCAGCGGCAGCGTCAACGCCGGCGAGGCGTTCCACCTGCGGGCGACGGCGAGGGTCGAGGCAAGCACCTATGCCGGGATCGTGCGCATGGTCGAGGCGGCGCAGACCGCCAAGGCGCCGTTCATCCGCATGGCCGACCGCTTCGCGATCCTGCTCCTGCCGCTGACGCTGGCGGTCGCCGGGGCGGCCTGGGCGCTGTCGGGCGATCCGATCCGGGGTCTGGCGGTGCTGGTGGTCGCGACGCCCTGCCCGCTGATCCTGGCGGCGCCCGTGGCGCTGATCGGCGGCGTCTCGCGGGCGGCGCGGCGCGGCATCCTGATGAAGGGCGGCGCGGCGCTGGAAGCCCTCTCGGAGGTGCGCACCGCGCTGTTCGACAAGACCGGGACGCTCACCGAGGGCGGAGCACGCCTGGTCGAGATCCGCACGGCGCCGGGGGTGGATGCGTCCGAGGCGCTGGCGTTCGCCGCCTCGCTGGAGCAGGGCTCGCACCACGTCCTGGCAGAGGCCGTCATCGACGCCGCCCGCCAGCGCGGCGCGGCGCTCAGCTTTCCGTCCGACATCCGCGAGACCCTCGGCGCCGGGCTCGAGGGCAACGTCGCCGGCCGGCTGGTCCGGGCGGGCTCGCGCCAGATGGTCTGGCCGGACCGGCCGGTGCCGCCCTGGGCGGCTCCCGGCGATCACGGCGACACGCTCCGGATCTATGTCAGCATCGACGGGGAACTCGCCGCCCTCCTGGTGATGGGCGACGCGCTGCGGCCGGATGCGGTGGCGACGATCCGGGGGCTGCGAGCGGCCGGCATCAGGCGCATCGGCATGGTGACCGGGGACGATGCCCCGACCGCGCACGCCATCGACGCCGTCCTCGGCCTCGATTTCGTCCACGCCGACTGCACGCCGTCGCGCAAGGTCGAGATCGTCGGGGCCGAACATCGCCTCGCCCCGACGATGATGGTGGGCGACGGCATCAACGACGCGCCGGCGCTCGCCGCCGCCAGCGTCGGCATCGCCCTCGGCGCGCGGGGCGCCACCGCCTCCTCGCAGGCGGCCGACGTCGTCCTCCTGGTGGACCGGATAGACCGCGTCGCCGAGGCCGTCGTCATCGCCCGCCGCTCCCGGGGCATCGCCATGCAGAGCGTCGTCGTCGGGCTGGGGCTCTCCGGCCTCGGCATGGTTGCCGCCGCCCTCGGCTACCTGACGCCGATCGCCGGGGCGCTGTTCCAGGAGGCGATCGACGTGGCGGTGATCCTCAACGCCCTGCGCGCCTTGTCGGGACCGTCGTCTGCCGATCCCGCCCCGGTGACGGTCGCGCGCCCGGCGTCTTCGGCCATCGGCCACTGA
- a CDS encoding NAD(P)H-dependent oxidoreductase yields MPRRILILVGHPDPAPERFCRALAEAYRDGAASAGHSVRVIDLATLDIPFLRSQEAFLHAGVPADLAPASAAIVEAEHIVLIFPLWLGTMPALLKAFLEQTMRPGLAFLYGAGPAGLPKPALAGRSARIVVTMGMPALAYRLWFRDHGIACLRRNILNFVGIKPVRETLFGSVDSASKARRDRWLAAMRKLGTRGI; encoded by the coding sequence ATGCCTCGCCGCATCCTGATCCTCGTCGGGCACCCCGACCCCGCCCCTGAGCGCTTCTGCCGCGCCCTTGCCGAAGCCTATCGCGACGGCGCCGCCAGCGCCGGCCACAGCGTCCGCGTCATCGACCTCGCGACGCTGGACATTCCGTTCCTGCGCAGCCAGGAGGCGTTTCTCCATGCCGGCGTGCCGGCGGATCTCGCGCCGGCCAGCGCGGCGATCGTCGAGGCCGAGCACATCGTCCTGATCTTCCCGCTCTGGCTCGGCACCATGCCGGCGCTGCTCAAGGCCTTCCTCGAGCAGACGATGCGCCCCGGCCTTGCCTTCCTCTACGGCGCGGGGCCCGCTGGCCTGCCGAAGCCCGCGCTTGCCGGACGCTCGGCGCGGATCGTCGTCACCATGGGCATGCCAGCGCTCGCCTACCGGCTCTGGTTCCGCGATCACGGCATCGCCTGCCTCAGGCGAAACATCCTCAACTTCGTCGGCATCAAGCCGGTGCGGGAGACGCTTTTCGGCAGCGTGGACTCCGCGAGCAAGGCCCGGCGCGACCGCTGGCTCGCGGCGATGCGCAAGCTTGGCACGCGCGGCATCTGA
- a CDS encoding zinc ribbon domain-containing protein: protein MPFYDYACDDCGTFTRLRPMAEAAEPSPCPDCGDAARRVILTAPRLSMMDAGRRGASATNERSANEPKRASGGHGAGCGCCGPKPKGFSPPAANAAKGFPSKRPWMISH from the coding sequence ATGCCGTTCTACGACTATGCCTGCGACGATTGCGGCACCTTCACGCGCCTCCGCCCGATGGCGGAGGCCGCCGAGCCGTCGCCCTGTCCGGACTGCGGCGACGCGGCGCGGCGGGTGATCCTCACCGCGCCGCGCCTGTCGATGATGGATGCCGGGCGGCGCGGCGCCAGCGCCACCAACGAGCGCAGCGCCAACGAGCCCAAGCGCGCCTCCGGCGGCCACGGCGCCGGCTGCGGCTGCTGCGGGCCGAAGCCGAAGGGCTTCTCGCCGCCCGCTGCGAACGCCGCCAAGGGGTTTCCTTCCAAGCGTCCCTGGATGATCAGCCACTGA
- the fmdA gene encoding formamidase, which produces MTDTLIKVDLDTSPYDNEMIHNRWHPDIPMACWVEPGDDFKIETFDWTGGQIKNDDDAADVRDVDLSQVHFLSGPIGVKGAAPGDLLVVDILDIGAFDHSLWGFNGFFSKQNGGGFLTEHFPMAQKSIWDFEGMFTKSRHIPGVRYAGLIHPGLIGCLPDQKMLDTWNSREKALFDTDPTRVPTLATLPDGGPSAHMGKLKGETRDKAAAEGARTVPPREHGGNCDIKDLSRGSKVYFPVYVDGAGLSMGDLHFSQGDGEITFCGAIEMAGWLHIKVSLIKDGMAKYGIKNPIFRPSPMAPKYDDFLIFEGISVDEGGKQHYLDVHIAYRQACLNAIEYLKKFGYSGAQAYSILGTAPVQGHISGVVDVPNACATLWLPTDIFEFDLMPGVDGPTKYLDGSIDMPLAPDL; this is translated from the coding sequence ATGACCGACACGCTCATCAAGGTCGATCTCGACACATCGCCTTACGACAACGAGATGATCCACAACCGCTGGCACCCGGACATCCCGATGGCCTGCTGGGTGGAGCCGGGCGACGACTTCAAGATCGAGACCTTCGACTGGACCGGCGGCCAGATCAAGAACGACGACGACGCCGCCGACGTGCGCGACGTCGACCTTTCCCAGGTGCATTTCCTGTCCGGCCCGATCGGCGTCAAGGGCGCCGCCCCCGGCGACCTGCTGGTCGTCGACATCCTAGACATCGGCGCCTTCGACCACAGCCTCTGGGGCTTCAACGGCTTCTTCTCCAAGCAGAATGGCGGCGGCTTCCTGACCGAGCACTTCCCGATGGCGCAGAAGTCGATCTGGGACTTCGAGGGCATGTTCACCAAGTCGCGCCACATCCCCGGCGTGCGCTATGCCGGCCTGATCCATCCCGGCCTGATCGGCTGCCTGCCCGACCAGAAGATGCTCGACACCTGGAACAGCCGCGAGAAGGCTCTGTTCGACACCGACCCGACCCGCGTGCCGACGCTGGCGACGCTGCCCGACGGCGGACCGAGCGCCCACATGGGCAAGCTGAAGGGCGAGACGCGCGACAAGGCCGCGGCCGAGGGCGCCCGCACCGTGCCGCCGCGCGAGCATGGCGGCAATTGCGACATCAAGGACCTGTCGCGCGGCTCGAAGGTCTATTTCCCGGTCTATGTCGACGGGGCGGGGCTCTCGATGGGCGACCTGCATTTCAGCCAGGGTGACGGCGAGATCACCTTCTGCGGCGCCATCGAGATGGCCGGCTGGCTGCACATCAAGGTGTCGCTGATCAAGGACGGCATGGCCAAATACGGCATCAAGAACCCGATCTTCCGGCCCTCGCCGATGGCGCCGAAATACGACGACTTCCTGATCTTCGAGGGGATCTCGGTCGACGAGGGCGGCAAGCAGCATTATCTCGACGTCCACATCGCCTACCGCCAGGCCTGCCTCAACGCCATCGAATACCTGAAGAAGTTCGGCTACTCGGGTGCCCAGGCCTACTCGATCCTCGGCACCGCGCCGGTGCAGGGCCACATCTCCGGCGTCGTCGACGTGCCCAATGCCTGCGCGACGCTGTGGCTGCCCACCGACATCTTCGAGTTCGACCTGATGCCTGGCGTCGACGGGCCGACGAAATATCTCGACGGCTCGATCGACATGCCGCTGGCGCCGGATCTCTGA
- the urtE gene encoding urea ABC transporter ATP-binding subunit UrtE, with product MLNVANLHAAYGSSEVLHGLNFDVAKNEIIAIMGRNGMGKTTLMKSLMGIVPATGGTITVDGSDITRAKSHERVKGGVAYVPQGRMIFSTMTVRENIETGLTVTGEREVPGDIYELFPVLLEMRKRRGGNLSGGQQQQIAIARALASRPKVLLLDEPTEGIQPSIIREIGRTLKKIRDEKGLSIVVSEQVLSFALDIADRVLVLENGAIVHDEPVASVNEAKIAKFLSV from the coding sequence ATGCTGAACGTCGCCAACCTCCATGCCGCCTACGGGTCGAGCGAGGTCCTGCACGGGCTGAACTTCGACGTCGCCAAGAACGAGATTATCGCCATCATGGGCCGCAACGGCATGGGCAAGACGACGCTCATGAAGTCGCTGATGGGCATCGTGCCGGCTACCGGCGGAACGATCACCGTCGACGGCAGCGACATCACCAGGGCCAAGAGCCACGAGCGGGTGAAGGGCGGCGTCGCCTACGTGCCGCAGGGACGGATGATCTTCTCCACCATGACGGTGCGCGAGAATATCGAGACCGGCCTGACGGTGACCGGCGAGCGCGAGGTGCCGGGCGACATCTATGAATTGTTCCCGGTGCTCCTCGAGATGCGCAAGCGCCGCGGCGGCAATCTCTCCGGCGGCCAGCAGCAGCAGATCGCCATCGCCCGGGCGCTCGCCTCGCGGCCGAAGGTGCTGCTGCTCGACGAGCCGACCGAGGGGATCCAGCCTTCGATCATCCGCGAGATCGGCCGCACGCTGAAGAAGATCCGCGACGAGAAGGGCCTGTCGATCGTGGTGTCGGAGCAGGTCCTCTCCTTCGCCCTCGACATCGCCGACCGCGTCCTGGTGCTCGAGAACGGCGCCATCGTCCACGACGAGCCCGTCGCCTCCGTCAACGAGGCGAAGATCGCGAAATTCCTGTCGGTCTGA
- the urtD gene encoding urea ABC transporter ATP-binding protein UrtD, producing MTTDNDFLLSVEALTVSFDGFKAVDNLSFYVDENEIRVIIGPNGAGKTTALDLICGKTRATSGSIRFRGKELTAMKEHQIVHAGVGRKFQNPSIYDDLTVFENLEISYPRGRSVFGALTFKRDGVVTSRVEEVAEMIFLADHLAERAEFLSHGQKQWLEIGMLLIQDPELLMLDEPVAGMSVSERVKTAELLHRIIVGRSVIVIEHDIKFVEDIAHRVTVLHQGKVISEGTMAHVQADPKVVEVYLGH from the coding sequence ATGACCACCGACAACGACTTCCTCCTGTCCGTCGAGGCCCTCACCGTCTCCTTCGACGGGTTCAAGGCGGTGGACAACCTCTCCTTCTATGTCGACGAGAACGAGATCCGGGTGATCATCGGGCCGAACGGTGCCGGCAAGACCACGGCGCTCGACCTGATCTGCGGCAAGACCCGCGCCACGTCCGGCTCGATCCGGTTCCGCGGCAAGGAACTGACGGCGATGAAGGAGCACCAGATCGTCCACGCCGGCGTCGGGCGCAAGTTCCAGAACCCCTCGATCTACGACGACCTCACGGTCTTCGAGAACCTCGAAATCTCCTATCCGAGGGGCCGCTCGGTCTTCGGCGCGCTGACCTTCAAGCGTGACGGCGTGGTGACCTCCCGGGTGGAGGAGGTCGCCGAGATGATCTTCCTCGCCGACCATCTGGCGGAACGGGCCGAGTTCCTCAGCCATGGCCAGAAGCAGTGGCTGGAGATCGGCATGCTGCTGATCCAGGACCCCGAGCTCCTAATGCTCGACGAGCCGGTGGCCGGCATGAGCGTCTCCGAACGCGTCAAGACCGCCGAACTCCTGCACCGGATCATCGTCGGCCGCTCGGTGATCGTCATCGAGCATGACATCAAGTTCGTCGAGGACATCGCCCACCGGGTCACCGTGCTGCACCAGGGCAAGGTGATCTCCGAGGGCACCATGGCGCACGTCCAGGCCGACCCGAAGGTCGTCGAAGTCTATCTCGGGCATTGA
- the urtC gene encoding urea ABC transporter permease subunit UrtC: MKSLAAGGRQTEIVGFLILAAVLLVLLPAVTDVFRLNLYGKYLTYAFVAVGLVLCWGSAGILSLGQGIFFGLGGYCMAMFLKLESSTPEATAIQSTPGIPDFMDWNQITELPWFWEPFHSFGFTLIAVVLVPVALAFVIGFAMFTRRVGGVYFAIITQAIAAILTILIIGQQGYTGGVNGITDLRTMLGFDIRSDQAKFVLYFVNAFLLLGAIVLAMIVRRSKLGRILVAMRDKEDRVRFSGYNVAGFKIFVFCFAAALAGVGGAMFTLQVGFMSPTFVGIVPSIEMVIYCAVGGRLSLIGAVYGTLLVNWAKTSFSESFPELWLFAMGALFIAVVLAFPNGLAGVYTAHVAPRLRRLFARSGKPRSGDMAAPGAATPSAAAAE; this comes from the coding sequence ATGAAAAGCCTCGCCGCCGGCGGCCGCCAGACCGAGATCGTCGGCTTCCTCATCCTCGCCGCCGTGCTCCTGGTGCTCCTGCCGGCGGTCACCGACGTCTTCCGCCTCAACCTCTACGGCAAGTACCTGACCTACGCCTTCGTCGCCGTCGGCCTGGTGCTCTGCTGGGGCAGCGCCGGCATCCTCAGCCTCGGCCAGGGCATCTTCTTCGGCCTCGGCGGCTACTGCATGGCGATGTTCCTGAAGCTGGAATCCTCGACGCCCGAGGCGACCGCCATCCAGTCGACGCCGGGCATTCCGGACTTCATGGACTGGAACCAGATCACCGAGCTGCCGTGGTTCTGGGAGCCGTTCCACTCCTTCGGCTTCACGCTGATCGCCGTCGTGCTGGTGCCCGTCGCGCTCGCCTTCGTCATCGGCTTCGCGATGTTCACGCGGCGTGTCGGCGGCGTCTATTTCGCCATCATCACCCAGGCGATCGCGGCGATCCTGACCATCCTCATCATCGGCCAGCAGGGCTATACGGGCGGCGTCAACGGCATCACCGATCTGCGCACGATGCTCGGCTTCGACATCCGCTCCGACCAGGCGAAGTTCGTCCTGTATTTCGTCAACGCGTTCCTGCTGCTCGGCGCGATCGTGCTGGCGATGATCGTGCGCCGCTCCAAGCTCGGCCGCATTCTCGTCGCGATGCGCGACAAGGAGGATCGCGTCCGCTTCTCTGGCTACAACGTCGCCGGCTTCAAGATCTTCGTGTTCTGCTTCGCCGCGGCGCTGGCCGGGGTCGGCGGCGCCATGTTCACGCTGCAGGTCGGGTTCATGTCGCCAACCTTCGTCGGCATCGTCCCGTCGATCGAGATGGTCATCTACTGTGCGGTCGGCGGCCGGCTGTCGCTGATCGGCGCGGTCTACGGCACGCTGCTGGTCAACTGGGCCAAGACCTCTTTCTCCGAAAGCTTCCCCGAGCTCTGGCTGTTCGCCATGGGGGCGCTGTTCATCGCCGTCGTGCTCGCCTTCCCGAACGGCCTCGCCGGTGTCTACACGGCGCATGTCGCGCCGCGCCTGAGGCGTCTCTTCGCCCGATCCGGCAAGCCCCGGTCCGGCGACATGGCCGCCCCGGGTGCCGCCACCCCCTCCGCCGCCGCGGCCGAATAG
- the urtB gene encoding urea ABC transporter permease subunit UrtB, with the protein MFADYSWSELGSIFAMQGFAGLVLFSVLLLMALGLAIIFGQMGVINMAHGEFMILGAYVTYLCSNFFQAFAPALMGISFFIAMALAFVASGALGMGVERYLIRYLYKRPLDTLLATWGLSLIMQQSFRTIFGPREVGVTLPDWMMGSLPVTDMVEVPINGLIVMAITLLITFMVYLIMFRSRWGAQVRAVVQSRTMAGAVGIDTERVDCVTFGLGCGIAGIAGSAFTMIGSTGPSAGQLYIVDTFLVVVFGGAASLLGTVASAFTISQAQSTLEFFLSGSMAKVLTLLTVVAIIMLRPQGLFVLKVRR; encoded by the coding sequence ATGTTCGCCGACTACAGCTGGAGCGAACTCGGCTCGATCTTTGCCATGCAGGGCTTTGCCGGGCTCGTGCTCTTCTCGGTGCTTCTGCTGATGGCGCTCGGCCTGGCCATCATCTTCGGGCAGATGGGCGTGATCAACATGGCGCACGGGGAGTTCATGATCCTCGGCGCCTACGTCACCTATCTCTGCTCCAACTTCTTCCAGGCCTTCGCCCCGGCGCTGATGGGGATCTCGTTCTTCATCGCCATGGCGCTCGCCTTCGTCGCCAGCGGCGCCCTCGGCATGGGCGTCGAGCGCTACCTGATCCGCTATCTCTACAAGCGCCCGCTCGACACGCTGCTCGCCACCTGGGGCCTGTCGCTGATCATGCAGCAATCCTTCCGCACGATCTTCGGCCCGCGCGAGGTCGGCGTGACGCTGCCGGACTGGATGATGGGCTCGCTTCCGGTCACCGACATGGTGGAGGTGCCGATCAACGGGCTGATCGTCATGGCGATCACGCTGCTGATCACCTTCATGGTCTATCTCATCATGTTCCGCTCGCGCTGGGGCGCGCAGGTCCGGGCCGTCGTCCAGAGCCGCACCATGGCCGGCGCCGTCGGCATCGACACGGAGCGCGTCGACTGCGTCACCTTCGGCCTCGGCTGCGGCATCGCCGGAATCGCCGGCAGCGCCTTCACCATGATCGGCTCGACCGGCCCGAGCGCCGGCCAGCTCTACATCGTCGACACCTTCCTCGTCGTGGTGTTCGGCGGGGCCGCCAGCCTGCTCGGCACGGTCGCCTCTGCCTTCACCATCTCGCAGGCCCAGTCGACGCTCGAATTCTTCCTCTCCGGCTCGATGGCCAAGGTGCTGACGCTTCTGACCGTCGTCGCGATCATCATGCTCAGGCCGCAGGGCCTCTTCGTTCTCAAGGTGCGTCGATGA